Proteins encoded by one window of Fusarium graminearum PH-1 chromosome 1, whole genome shotgun sequence:
- a CDS encoding N(4)-(beta-N-acetylglucosaminyl)-L-asparaginase — protein MTPVALVLGIFSFSAFAQAGNTPGLPFVINTWGGDFTAATDAAFNSLQKSKTSAIDAVEAGGLTCERNQCDGSVGFGGSPDENCETTLDAMIMDGDSMNTGAVAALRRVKDAISVARHVLEYTSHSLLAGDQATQFAIENGFKTTNLTTKASAKKCKEWKASKCQPNYRLNVSPNPEHFCGPYRPLAKNKQTQQKTQSSHDTLSLIAITKEGSLAAGTTTNGASHKIPGRVGDGPIVGSGSYADSSIGGCGATGDGDIMLRFLPCYQALDSLSRGLSPKEAAEDAVLRMVRKYSDLKSGIVVVDRYGNHGAAASGWDFTYSYRGGKMKKTKVVKVKPVQEV, from the exons ATGACTCCCGTCGCTCTAGTATTGGGAATATTTTCATTCTCGGCCTTTGCCCAAGCGGGTAATACGCCAGGCCTTCCCTTTGTCATTAACACATGGGGAGGTGACTTCACCGCTGCCACAGATGCCGCATTCAATTCCCTACAGAAGTCCAAGACGTCCGCAATTGATGCCGTTGAAGCCGGCGGTCTAACGTGTGAGCGAAACCAGTGCGATGGCAGTGTCGGTTTTGGTGGTTCTCCCGACGAAAACTGTGAGACTACACTTGATGCCATGATCATGGATGGCGATAGCATGAACACTGGCGCAGTGGCAGCTCTACGACGGGTCAAGGATGCTATTTCCGTAGCGCGACATGTTCTCGAGTACACCAGTCATTCGCTCCTCGCAGGTGACCAGGCCACCCAGTTCGCCATCGAGAATGGCTTCAAAACGACAAACCTCACGACAAAGGCCTCGGCCAAGAAGTGCAAGGAGTGGAAGGCCAGTAAATGCCAGCCCAACTACCGCCTGAACGTCAGTCCCAATCCCGAACACTTTTGCGGCCCGTATCGCCCTCTGGCAAAGAACAAGCAGACCCAGCAAAAGACTCAGTCCTCACACGATACTCTTTctctcatcgccatcaccaaggaAGGAAGTCTGGCCGCAGGAACAACCACGAATGGCGCATCGCACAAGATCCCTGGCCGAGTCGGCGACGGCCCCATCGTGGGAAGCGGCTCTTACGCCGACAGTTCCATCGGCGGCTGTGGCGCCACAGGCGACGGCGACATCATGCTCCGCTTCCTACCCTGCTACCAAGCGCTCGACAGCCTGAGCCGAGGTCTGTCTCCCAAGGAAGCAGCCGAAGATGCAGTCCTGCGCATGGTTCGCAAGTACTCTGATCTCAAGAGCGGcattgtcgttgttgacAGGTACGGGAACCACGGTGCTGCCGCGAGTGGTTGGGACTTCACCTATAGCTACAGAGGaggcaagatgaagaagacaaaggTGGTCAAGGTGAAGCCGGTGCAGGAG GTCTGA